A part of Ursus arctos isolate Adak ecotype North America chromosome X, UrsArc2.0, whole genome shotgun sequence genomic DNA contains:
- the RAI2 gene encoding retinoic acid-induced protein 2 isoform X1, whose amino-acid sequence MDDLRSQNLSMDMTDSSPALANNRLENGMAQLITTEAWNINSTDLVKKALVTVPAPSILNPPAESQSGMALKVAATVLQPLCLGESPVVMPIHMQVEGSSAPELNPNGNATYVMTTQGPVQLPVVLEQHVFQHLNSPLVLPQEAPCSSSAIHNNLFQGAEDPEAQPQLLDLRIPSQPQEPTLPFEAVLQNLFPSQGALGPPPCQPPPGYAPVPPQPFNSPLSPLVPPATLLVPYPVIVPLPVPVPIPIPIPVPQSPESKLSSSFPKPPSSFGLHPFKGTQTPLEKEELKPFDILQPREYFQLSRHTVIKMGSENEALDLSMKSVPWLKTGEVSPPICQEDAALDLSLAAHRKSEPRLETLYDSSGSVDSPGHAAMEKLPGGMEVPFAPATVHGASALLDSHVGGSNPTQLPSQPNQPSGEVKAEDHIEIVSESQAAKVIVSVEDAMPAIFCGKVKGLSGVSTKNFSFKREDSVLQGYDINSQGEEPMGSTEPLRKPVKNRSIKLKKVNSQEIHMLPIKKQRLATFFPRK is encoded by the coding sequence ATGGACGATCTGCGGTCCCAGAACCTCTCCATGGACATGACCGACTCCTCTCCTGCCTTGGCCAATAACAGACTGGAGAATGGCATGGCCCAGCTCATCACCACCGAGGCCTGGAACATCAACTCCACTGACCTGGTAAAGAAGGCCCTGGTGACCGTGCCGGCCCCATCCATCCTGAACCCCCCTGCCGAGTCTCAGAGCGGTATGGCCCTGAAGGTGGCGGCCACCGTGCTGCAGCCCCTGTGCCTCGGGGAGAGCCCGGTGGTGATGCCCATTCACATGCAGGTGGAGGGAAGCTCTGCGCCCGAGCTCAACCCTAATGGCAATGCCACGTATGTCATGACCACACAGGGCCCTGTGCAGCTGCCCGTGGTGCTGGAGCAGCACGTCTTCCAGCACCTCAACTCCCCTCTGGTCCTGCCGCAGGAGGCCCCgtgctcctccagtgccatccacaACAACCTGTTCCAGGGAGCCGAGGACCCTGAGGCCCAACCCCAGCTCCTGGACCTACGGATCCCCAGCCAGCCGCAGGAGCCCACGTTGCCGTTCGAAGCCGTGCTCCAGAATCTGTTCCCCTCACAGGGTGCTCTcggccccccaccctgccagccTCCTCCCGGATATGCCCCTGTGCCCCCCCAGCCCTTTAACTCCCCCCTGTCCCCCCTGGTCCCTCCAGCCACCCTCTTGGTGCCCTACCCCGTGATCGTCCCCTTGCCCGTGCcggtccccatccccatccccatcccagtGCCTCAGAGTCCTGAATCAAAGCTCAGCTCCAGTTTCCCCAAGCCACCATCTTCCTTCGGCCTGCACCCCTTTAAAGGCACCCAGACCCCTCTGGAGAAGGAGGAACTGAAGCCCTTCGATATCCTGCAGCCGAGGGAGTACTTCCAGCTTAGCCGCCACACGGTCATCAAGATGGGGAGCGAGAACGAGGCCCTGGATCTCTCCATGAAGTCCGTGCCCTGGCTTAAGACTGGCGAAGTCAGTCCCCCTATCTGCCAGGAAGATGCGGCCTTAGACCTGTCGCTGGCAGCCCACCGAAAATCTGAGCCTCGCCTTGAGACACTGTACGACAGCAGCGGGTCCGTGGACAGCCCAGGTCACGCCGCGATGGAGAAACTTCCCGGTGGCATGGAAGTGCCCTTTGCCCCTGCCACGGTCCACGGGGCCTCGGCTCTGCTGGATAGCCACGTGGGCGGCAGCAACCCCACCCAGCTGCCCAGCCAGCCCAACCAACCCAGCGGCGAGGTCAAGGCCGAAGATCACATTGAGATCGTGAGCGAGTCCCAGGCGGCCAAGGTGATCGTCTCGGTGGAAGACGCCATGCCTGCCATCTTCTGCGGCAAGGTCAAAGGCCTCTCAGGCGTGTCCACCAAAAACTTCTCCTTCAAAAGAGAAGACTCCGTGCTTCAGGGCTACGACATCAACAGCCAAGGGGAAGAGCCCATGGGAAGCACGGAGCCCCTTAGGAAACCCGTCAAAAACCGGAGCATAAAGTTAAAGAAAGTGAACTCCCAGGAAATACACATGCTCCCGATCAAAAAACAACGGCTGGCCACCTTTTTTCCAAGAAAGTAa
- the RAI2 gene encoding retinoic acid-induced protein 2 isoform X2, translating to MDDLRSQNLSMDMTDSSPALANNRLENGMAQLITTEAWNINSTDLGPVQLPVVLEQHVFQHLNSPLVLPQEAPCSSSAIHNNLFQGAEDPEAQPQLLDLRIPSQPQEPTLPFEAVLQNLFPSQGALGPPPCQPPPGYAPVPPQPFNSPLSPLVPPATLLVPYPVIVPLPVPVPIPIPIPVPQSPESKLSSSFPKPPSSFGLHPFKGTQTPLEKEELKPFDILQPREYFQLSRHTVIKMGSENEALDLSMKSVPWLKTGEVSPPICQEDAALDLSLAAHRKSEPRLETLYDSSGSVDSPGHAAMEKLPGGMEVPFAPATVHGASALLDSHVGGSNPTQLPSQPNQPSGEVKAEDHIEIVSESQAAKVIVSVEDAMPAIFCGKVKGLSGVSTKNFSFKREDSVLQGYDINSQGEEPMGSTEPLRKPVKNRSIKLKKVNSQEIHMLPIKKQRLATFFPRK from the exons ATGGACGATCTGCGGTCCCAGAACCTCTCCATGGACATGACCGACTCCTCTCCTGCCTTGGCCAATAACAGACTGGAGAATGGCATGGCCCAGCTCATCACCACCGAGGCCTGGAACATCAACTCCACTGACCTG GGCCCTGTGCAGCTGCCCGTGGTGCTGGAGCAGCACGTCTTCCAGCACCTCAACTCCCCTCTGGTCCTGCCGCAGGAGGCCCCgtgctcctccagtgccatccacaACAACCTGTTCCAGGGAGCCGAGGACCCTGAGGCCCAACCCCAGCTCCTGGACCTACGGATCCCCAGCCAGCCGCAGGAGCCCACGTTGCCGTTCGAAGCCGTGCTCCAGAATCTGTTCCCCTCACAGGGTGCTCTcggccccccaccctgccagccTCCTCCCGGATATGCCCCTGTGCCCCCCCAGCCCTTTAACTCCCCCCTGTCCCCCCTGGTCCCTCCAGCCACCCTCTTGGTGCCCTACCCCGTGATCGTCCCCTTGCCCGTGCcggtccccatccccatccccatcccagtGCCTCAGAGTCCTGAATCAAAGCTCAGCTCCAGTTTCCCCAAGCCACCATCTTCCTTCGGCCTGCACCCCTTTAAAGGCACCCAGACCCCTCTGGAGAAGGAGGAACTGAAGCCCTTCGATATCCTGCAGCCGAGGGAGTACTTCCAGCTTAGCCGCCACACGGTCATCAAGATGGGGAGCGAGAACGAGGCCCTGGATCTCTCCATGAAGTCCGTGCCCTGGCTTAAGACTGGCGAAGTCAGTCCCCCTATCTGCCAGGAAGATGCGGCCTTAGACCTGTCGCTGGCAGCCCACCGAAAATCTGAGCCTCGCCTTGAGACACTGTACGACAGCAGCGGGTCCGTGGACAGCCCAGGTCACGCCGCGATGGAGAAACTTCCCGGTGGCATGGAAGTGCCCTTTGCCCCTGCCACGGTCCACGGGGCCTCGGCTCTGCTGGATAGCCACGTGGGCGGCAGCAACCCCACCCAGCTGCCCAGCCAGCCCAACCAACCCAGCGGCGAGGTCAAGGCCGAAGATCACATTGAGATCGTGAGCGAGTCCCAGGCGGCCAAGGTGATCGTCTCGGTGGAAGACGCCATGCCTGCCATCTTCTGCGGCAAGGTCAAAGGCCTCTCAGGCGTGTCCACCAAAAACTTCTCCTTCAAAAGAGAAGACTCCGTGCTTCAGGGCTACGACATCAACAGCCAAGGGGAAGAGCCCATGGGAAGCACGGAGCCCCTTAGGAAACCCGTCAAAAACCGGAGCATAAAGTTAAAGAAAGTGAACTCCCAGGAAATACACATGCTCCCGATCAAAAAACAACGGCTGGCCACCTTTTTTCCAAGAAAGTAa
- the RAI2 gene encoding retinoic acid-induced protein 2 isoform X3, with amino-acid sequence MDDLRSQNLSMDMTDSSPALANNRLENGMAQLITTEAWNINSTDLEAPCSSSAIHNNLFQGAEDPEAQPQLLDLRIPSQPQEPTLPFEAVLQNLFPSQGALGPPPCQPPPGYAPVPPQPFNSPLSPLVPPATLLVPYPVIVPLPVPVPIPIPIPVPQSPESKLSSSFPKPPSSFGLHPFKGTQTPLEKEELKPFDILQPREYFQLSRHTVIKMGSENEALDLSMKSVPWLKTGEVSPPICQEDAALDLSLAAHRKSEPRLETLYDSSGSVDSPGHAAMEKLPGGMEVPFAPATVHGASALLDSHVGGSNPTQLPSQPNQPSGEVKAEDHIEIVSESQAAKVIVSVEDAMPAIFCGKVKGLSGVSTKNFSFKREDSVLQGYDINSQGEEPMGSTEPLRKPVKNRSIKLKKVNSQEIHMLPIKKQRLATFFPRK; translated from the exons ATGGACGATCTGCGGTCCCAGAACCTCTCCATGGACATGACCGACTCCTCTCCTGCCTTGGCCAATAACAGACTGGAGAATGGCATGGCCCAGCTCATCACCACCGAGGCCTGGAACATCAACTCCACTGACCTG GAGGCCCCgtgctcctccagtgccatccacaACAACCTGTTCCAGGGAGCCGAGGACCCTGAGGCCCAACCCCAGCTCCTGGACCTACGGATCCCCAGCCAGCCGCAGGAGCCCACGTTGCCGTTCGAAGCCGTGCTCCAGAATCTGTTCCCCTCACAGGGTGCTCTcggccccccaccctgccagccTCCTCCCGGATATGCCCCTGTGCCCCCCCAGCCCTTTAACTCCCCCCTGTCCCCCCTGGTCCCTCCAGCCACCCTCTTGGTGCCCTACCCCGTGATCGTCCCCTTGCCCGTGCcggtccccatccccatccccatcccagtGCCTCAGAGTCCTGAATCAAAGCTCAGCTCCAGTTTCCCCAAGCCACCATCTTCCTTCGGCCTGCACCCCTTTAAAGGCACCCAGACCCCTCTGGAGAAGGAGGAACTGAAGCCCTTCGATATCCTGCAGCCGAGGGAGTACTTCCAGCTTAGCCGCCACACGGTCATCAAGATGGGGAGCGAGAACGAGGCCCTGGATCTCTCCATGAAGTCCGTGCCCTGGCTTAAGACTGGCGAAGTCAGTCCCCCTATCTGCCAGGAAGATGCGGCCTTAGACCTGTCGCTGGCAGCCCACCGAAAATCTGAGCCTCGCCTTGAGACACTGTACGACAGCAGCGGGTCCGTGGACAGCCCAGGTCACGCCGCGATGGAGAAACTTCCCGGTGGCATGGAAGTGCCCTTTGCCCCTGCCACGGTCCACGGGGCCTCGGCTCTGCTGGATAGCCACGTGGGCGGCAGCAACCCCACCCAGCTGCCCAGCCAGCCCAACCAACCCAGCGGCGAGGTCAAGGCCGAAGATCACATTGAGATCGTGAGCGAGTCCCAGGCGGCCAAGGTGATCGTCTCGGTGGAAGACGCCATGCCTGCCATCTTCTGCGGCAAGGTCAAAGGCCTCTCAGGCGTGTCCACCAAAAACTTCTCCTTCAAAAGAGAAGACTCCGTGCTTCAGGGCTACGACATCAACAGCCAAGGGGAAGAGCCCATGGGAAGCACGGAGCCCCTTAGGAAACCCGTCAAAAACCGGAGCATAAAGTTAAAGAAAGTGAACTCCCAGGAAATACACATGCTCCCGATCAAAAAACAACGGCTGGCCACCTTTTTTCCAAGAAAGTAa